A DNA window from Theobroma cacao cultivar B97-61/B2 chromosome 5, Criollo_cocoa_genome_V2, whole genome shotgun sequence contains the following coding sequences:
- the LOC18598710 gene encoding basic transcription factor 3: MNVEKLMKMAGAVRTGGKGSMRRKKKAVHKTTTTDDKRLQSTLKRIGVNAIPAIEEVNIFKDEVVIQFINPKVQASIAANTWVVSGSPQTKKLQDILPGIINQLGPDNLDNLRKLAEQFQKQVPTTGDGATATQEEDDDDVPQLVGDETFEAAAEEGQVAK, translated from the exons ATGAATGTCGAGAAGCTCATGAAGATGGCCGGTGCTGTCCGCACTGGTGGAAAGGGTAGCATGAGACG AAAGAAGAAGGCTGTCCACAAGACAACTACCACTGATGACAAAAGGCTACAGAGCACCCTCAAGAGAATAGGAGTGAATGCTATTCCTGCAATTGAGGAAGTCAACATATTCAAGGATGAAGTTGTTATCCAGTTTATTAACCCAAAAG TTCAAGCTTCTATTGCTGCCAACACCTGGGTTGTTAGCGGTTCCCCACAGACAAAGA AATTGCAGGATATTCTCCCGGGAATTATCAACCAATTGG GGCCAGATAACTTGGACAACTTGAGGAAGTTGGCAGAGCAATTCCAGAAGCAAGTACCTACTACTGGTGATGGTGCGACGGCCACTCAAGAagaggatgatgatgatgtaccACAACTTGTGGGTGATGAGACCTTTGAAGCTGCAGCAGAAGAAGGCCAAGTTGCTAAATAG